The Saccharothrix violaceirubra genome segment GAACCCGGCAGTCGCCACGCTCACGTACGCCTACGCGGACTCCACGGCGGTCGTCGGACCCCTCGCCACGTACTCCGAACCGCACAGCTACGACCTCTGCGAGCAGCACGCCCTGCGCCTCACCGCGCCCAAGGGGTGGGAGGTCGTCCGACACCAGGGCCAGTTCGTCGCTCCCGAACCCACCGTCGACGACCTGACCGCGCTGGCGGAGGCCGTCCGCGAGGCCGGCCGGGCCGACCGCCCGGTCGAGGCGCACGACCTGCCGACGGGCACGATCCGACGCGGCCACCTGCGCGTTCTGCCCGATCCGCACGAAGACTGAACGACCGCACGCACCCCGCGCACCTGCGCCGGTAGGCTTCCCCCGGCAGTGTCAAGAGCCAAACTGGGAGAGTGGCCGTGCGCGATCTGTCCGGCATCGTCAAGGCTTACGACATCCGCGGTGTCGTCGGCGAGCAGCTCGACGCCGAGGTGGTCCGCGCCTTCGGGGCGGCGTTCGCCCGGCTCGTCGGCTCGTCGGCCGTGGTGATCGGCTACGACATGCGCGACTCGTCACCGGGCCTGGCCGCCGCGTTCGCCGAGGGCGTCACCGCCCAGGGCGTCGACGTGGTCGACATCGGACTGGCCAGCACCGACCTGCTCTACTTCGCCTCCGGCCGGCTCGACCTGCCCGGCGCGATGTTCA includes the following:
- a CDS encoding DUF3499 domain-containing protein, which codes for MRSVRRCSRTGCANPAVATLTYAYADSTAVVGPLATYSEPHSYDLCEQHALRLTAPKGWEVVRHQGQFVAPEPTVDDLTALAEAVREAGRADRPVEAHDLPTGTIRRGHLRVLPDPHED